The sequence below is a genomic window from Polaribacter vadi.
CTTTCTGCTTCCGATAATTTATTAGGATTTTCTGCAGGAATAGACGAATTGTAAGGCAATGCAAACCCCATACATTCTATAGCAGAAGCCATTGTGTTTGCAGTATACATTCCTCCACAAGCACCTGCTCCTGGAATTGCTCTTTTTATAATTTCTCTATATTCGTCTTCTTCAATTTCGCCAGCAACTTTTTGTCCTAAAGCTTCAAAAGCAGAGACAATATTTAATTTTTTTCCTTTATAATTTCCTGATGCAATTGTTCCTCCATACATCATTATTGATGGACGATTTAAACGCAACATTGCAATAACTGCTCCTGGCATATTTTTATCACAACCAACTACAGAGACTAGAGCATCATAACTTTGAGCATTCATTACAGTTTCTATAGAATCTGCAATAATATCTCTAGATGCTAATGAATAATTCATACCAGAAGTTCCCATAGAAATTCCGTCTGAAACACCAATTGTATTAAAACCTAAACCAACTAAACCAGCAATTTTGCTTTCCACTTTAACTTCTGCAGCCAAATTGTTTAAGTGCATGTTACATGGATTACCATCATAACCTGTACTTGCAATACCAACTTGTGCTTTGCTCATATCTTCATCAGACAAACCTACTGCATACAACATTGCTTGAGATGCTGGCTGTGATTCATCTTGTGTTAATCTTTTGCTGTGTTTATTTAATTCCATTTATTGTTTTATTCAATTCTTTGACTAAATTATTGTATTTCTGTGGTTTTGTTGCGTAAAATGCAACAGCATTCTTTAAATTCAGGTATTTAAAAACAATGTTAAAAAACTGTCTACCAATGCTTTAAATACATTTTAATATGATATTCAATACTTAAAATAAATTCATAAAAAAACCTTCCATTTTATTGGAAGGTTCTATTATAAAAAATTATAAATATCACTTTCCTATCATGTCGTAATAATTACGATGACAATAATAATAGAAATGATATTTAATACTTGTTTATTCATGCTTCAAATATTGTGAATTTAATTTAAATAGACAACCCATTTTAATTAATTTATTATTGTTGGCAAAATAGTTTAGCCCAGATTGAAGCATTTGTTTGAGCTCTTTTTTGCCTTTTTCAGGCAAAAAAAGCGAGTGCTGAAAGCTGGAAATAGCTTCAAATCATTCGACCTTTGTCATTAAAACAATTTAAAAAAATAGATTCCTGTTTGCACAGGAATGACAATTCACTCGTTATTTCGATAAAAATCGAAAAGTATTTTTTAAATAATAGTACTTTGCCCCATGTGAATATTCTTGAAATTCATATTGCTATCATCTTGATTTGTGATGTAATCTGCAATAAAATCGCCAACTTTTGAGGTAGATGTTGAGCTTTGAATTTTTCTTTTGATGTCTTCTGTTGTAATTCCTAAAGCTAAAGATTTATCTACGGCTCTTTCAATTGCATCTGCTTCTTCATGCAATCCTAAATATTTTAACAACATTCCTGCAGATAAAATTGACGCTAATGGGTTTGCAATATCTTTGCCTTTTGCTTGATTGTAAGAACCATGAATTGGTTCAAAAAGTGCGTTTTCGTTTCCTATGGATGAGGAAGCCATTAAGCCAATGGAACCACATAATGCACTTGCAACATCAGAAATCATATCTCCAAAAAGGTTTTCTGTTAAGATAACATCAAAATGCTTTGGGTTTAAAATCATTTTCATGGCAGCATTGTCTACAAACAAATACTCTAAACTTACATCACTATATTCTTTTGCGATTTCTGTAACTGTTTTTCTCCACAAACGTGAAGTTTCTAACACATTTGCTTTATCTACTAACGTTACTTTTTTCTTTCTTTTTTGAGCTGCTTGAAATGCCAAATGTGCAACTCTAGAAATTTCATCTACAGTATAGGTAGAAAGATCTGAAGCCGATTGCATATCTTCACTCAACTCTTTTTTACCAAAATAAATTCCGCCAGTTAATTCTCTAAAAATGATAAAATCGGTATTTTTTATAATTTCTCTTTTTAAAGGAGAATTTGCAATTAAATTATTATAAGCCTTTAAAGGTCTTACTCCACAAAATAAATCTAACTCTTTACGAAGTTGTAACAAACCTTGTTCTGGACGCACTTTTGCTGATGGATCATTATCGTATTTTGGATCGCCAACTGCACCAAATAAAATGGCATCTGCTTTTTTACAAATTTCAATTGTTTTTTTTGGCAAAGGACCTCCTGTAGCATCAATTGCACAAGAACCTAATTGTGCCTCTTTGTATAAAAAAATATGATCGTAAGCTTCTGCAACTGCATTTAACGCTTTTTTTGCTTGCGTTATAACCTCTGGACCAATACCATCTCCTGGAATTACTGCGATTGTAAATTTCATAAATGAAAATTCTTAGTTTTTAAACACGTCAATAATAGTCAAATTACTTCTGTAAGGCAACATTTATTGGGACTTTTTTAAGCAACCTCAATTTTTGAAACTTCACTTATGTGTTTCATAATCAAATGAATGTCTTCATCTTTAACTTCCTTTTGTTTATCAGCAGTTTCTAAAAAAGAAGCGTAGGCTTTGTCTAACTGAATTTTAGTTAGTTCGTAACCAATTTTTTTAGATCTATAAGCTAAAGCAGCTCTTCCACTTCTGGCAGTTAAAACGATGGCACTTTCTGTAACACCAACATCTTCAG
It includes:
- the leuB gene encoding 3-isopropylmalate dehydrogenase, whose protein sequence is MKFTIAVIPGDGIGPEVITQAKKALNAVAEAYDHIFLYKEAQLGSCAIDATGGPLPKKTIEICKKADAILFGAVGDPKYDNDPSAKVRPEQGLLQLRKELDLFCGVRPLKAYNNLIANSPLKREIIKNTDFIIFRELTGGIYFGKKELSEDMQSASDLSTYTVDEISRVAHLAFQAAQKRKKKVTLVDKANVLETSRLWRKTVTEIAKEYSDVSLEYLFVDNAAMKMILNPKHFDVILTENLFGDMISDVASALCGSIGLMASSSIGNENALFEPIHGSYNQAKGKDIANPLASILSAGMLLKYLGLHEEADAIERAVDKSLALGITTEDIKRKIQSSTSTSKVGDFIADYITNQDDSNMNFKNIHMGQSTII